A genomic segment from Alkalilimnicola ehrlichii MLHE-1 encodes:
- a CDS encoding HPr family phosphocarrier protein: MDIVNTLGLHARAAGKFSALAAEFPCQIRVTRGQRTVDGKSVMGLMMLAAGCGSQILVEAEGDQAEEALAALSRLVANGFDEGPGAPSPHPGDKGDD; encoded by the coding sequence ATGGACATCGTGAACACACTCGGGCTGCATGCCCGTGCCGCCGGCAAATTTTCCGCCCTGGCCGCAGAGTTCCCGTGCCAAATCCGGGTCACCCGCGGTCAACGCACGGTGGATGGCAAAAGCGTGATGGGGCTGATGATGCTGGCCGCCGGCTGCGGCAGCCAGATCCTGGTGGAGGCCGAGGGGGACCAGGCCGAGGAGGCGCTGGCCGCCCTCAGCCGCCTGGTGGCCAATGGCTTCGACGAAGGCCCCGGTGCGCCGAGCCCCCACCCGGGCGATAAAGGCGACGACTAG
- a CDS encoding 5-(carboxyamino)imidazole ribonucleotide synthase: MSKILLPGATLGVLGNGQLGRMFALAARRMGYRVACFGPGRDSPAGQVCDIEVTADYRDEQALRDFARRVDGVTFEFENVPAEAGDLLAGYVPVRPHHTVLHVAQNRWREKTWLSEQGFPVGAFATVEREEELAAALERVGTPAVLKTAGFGYDGKGQALIREPSEAAWAWAAIGGQAAVLEAFVDFHMEVSMVAARGLDGSFTHYGVLENRHRDHILDLTLPEAPLGPQLREQAEDVTRGILEALDVVGVLCVEFFVASDGRLLVNELAPRPHNSGHLTFDAAMTSQFEQQVRALCGLPLGDSRLLRPAAMVNLLGDLWGDGEPDWAAALKDPEVKLHLYGKAEAKPGRKMGHVTAFGEDRDDAARRALSARERLQAGAGG, translated from the coding sequence ATGAGCAAGATACTGTTGCCGGGGGCCACCCTGGGGGTGCTGGGCAACGGCCAGTTGGGCCGGATGTTCGCCCTGGCCGCGCGTCGCATGGGCTATCGGGTGGCGTGCTTCGGCCCGGGCCGGGACAGTCCCGCCGGACAGGTCTGCGACATCGAGGTGACCGCCGACTACCGCGATGAGCAGGCCCTGCGTGACTTTGCCCGCCGGGTGGATGGGGTCACCTTTGAGTTCGAGAATGTGCCGGCCGAGGCCGGTGATCTGCTGGCCGGGTACGTCCCGGTCCGCCCCCACCATACGGTGCTGCACGTGGCCCAGAACCGTTGGCGGGAAAAGACTTGGCTGAGCGAGCAGGGCTTTCCGGTGGGGGCCTTTGCCACCGTGGAGCGGGAGGAGGAACTGGCTGCCGCCCTCGAACGGGTGGGCACGCCCGCGGTGCTGAAGACCGCCGGCTTTGGCTATGACGGCAAAGGCCAAGCGTTGATTCGGGAGCCTTCCGAGGCCGCCTGGGCGTGGGCGGCGATCGGGGGGCAGGCGGCGGTGCTGGAGGCCTTCGTGGATTTCCACATGGAGGTCTCGATGGTGGCCGCCCGCGGCTTGGACGGCAGCTTCACCCACTACGGCGTGCTGGAGAACCGCCACCGTGATCACATCCTCGATCTCACCCTGCCGGAGGCCCCGCTGGGGCCGCAGCTTCGTGAGCAGGCGGAGGATGTCACCCGCGGCATCCTCGAGGCGCTGGATGTGGTCGGGGTGCTCTGCGTGGAGTTTTTTGTCGCCAGTGACGGACGGCTGCTGGTCAATGAGCTGGCCCCGCGCCCCCATAACTCCGGCCACCTGACCTTCGATGCGGCGATGACCAGCCAGTTTGAGCAGCAGGTGCGCGCCCTTTGCGGGCTGCCCTTGGGGGACAGCCGATTGCTGCGGCCGGCGGCCATGGTGAACTTGCTGGGGGATCTCTGGGGCGATGGCGAGCCGGATTGGGCCGCGGCGCTCAAGGACCCGGAGGTCAAGCTCCACCTCTACGGCAAGGCCGAGGCCAAGCCGGGGCGGAAGATGGGCCACGTCACTGCCTTCGGTGAGGACCGCGATGACGCGGCGCGGCGGGCCCTGAGCGCCCGTGAGCGGCTGCAAGCGGGCGCCGGAGGCTGA
- the purE gene encoding 5-(carboxyamino)imidazole ribonucleotide mutase, with protein sequence MSESQPLVGVIMGSRSDWETMSEACQVLDDFQVPYEARIVSAHRTPELMRDYAHQAEERGLKAIIAGAGGAAHLPGMVAAMTTVPVLGVPVQSRALKGLDSLLSIVQMPGGVPVATLAIGSAGARNAGLLACSILANEDAGLRERLRAFRERQAQKVLEDELPQ encoded by the coding sequence ATGAGCGAGTCGCAGCCGTTGGTGGGCGTCATCATGGGCAGTCGCTCGGACTGGGAGACCATGTCGGAGGCCTGCCAGGTTCTGGACGACTTCCAGGTGCCTTATGAGGCCCGGATTGTGTCCGCGCACCGCACCCCGGAGTTGATGCGTGACTATGCGCACCAGGCCGAGGAGCGTGGCCTGAAGGCGATTATCGCCGGTGCCGGCGGCGCCGCCCACCTGCCGGGCATGGTGGCGGCCATGACCACCGTGCCGGTGCTGGGCGTGCCGGTACAGAGCCGCGCGCTGAAGGGGTTGGACTCGCTGCTCTCCATTGTGCAGATGCCGGGCGGCGTGCCAGTGGCTACTCTGGCCATCGGCAGCGCCGGGGCACGCAATGCCGGCCTGCTGGCCTGCAGTATCCTGGCCAACGAGGATGCCGGCCTGCGCGAGCGGTTGCGTGCCTTCCGCGAGCGCCAGGCACAAAAGGTTCTGGAGGACGAGCTGCCGCAATGA
- a CDS encoding flagellar basal body rod C-terminal domain-containing protein, with protein MDINNAFNSGLQGVYAAQSGLERSALAVARETARTADGAEDINTALVQSLSYQRQGEASVRVVQAADELLGTLLNERA; from the coding sequence ATGGACATCAACAACGCCTTCAACAGCGGCCTGCAGGGCGTCTACGCCGCGCAGTCCGGCCTGGAGCGCAGCGCCCTGGCCGTGGCCCGGGAGACCGCCCGGACGGCCGACGGTGCCGAGGACATCAACACCGCCCTGGTGCAATCGCTCAGCTACCAGCGCCAGGGCGAGGCCTCGGTGCGGGTGGTCCAGGCCGCCGACGAACTGCTGGGCACCCTGCTCAACGAACGCGCCTGA
- a CDS encoding PHA/PHB synthase family protein — protein sequence MANNKPTEPGALETSELSEALSEIATTSQKLVNDFLAKEQTEHHISVEDALAMSKPFQEWAARAMADPVRLWQSQMAFWQDYATLMQNSALRFWGFQSDPVVSPSKGDRRFKSEHWEDNPLFDFIKQSYLLSADYLHRTVKETEGLDDRTAQKVDFYTRAFIDAMSPTNFVATNPEVLEKTLETRGENLIKGLKNMLEDLSRGGGKLNIRMTDLDAFEVGENVATTPGKVVYQNDLIQLIQYQPQTEKVHKRPMLLTPAWINKYYIMDLSPKNSMVKWLLEQGHQVFMISWKNPTEKEADKTFEDYMLEGPLAAMDAVNEITGSRELSCVGYCLGGTLLACTLAYLAAKGDDRVKAATFLTCMLDFEYPGELEVFIDEEQIQMLERKMGAKGYLEGQQMATTFNMLRANDLIWSFFVNNYLKGDEPFPFDLLYWNSDATNMPAKMHSFYLRNMYQKNLLKQPGGITLAGEPIDLSQIKVPAYFMSAKEDHIAPWKSTLRGPQLLSGPTKYVLGGSGHIAGVINPPSRNKYGYWTSTKKTVDQDEWLESAKHFEGSWWNDWGKWLAHKGGAKVEAPQQLGSEQHPPIEDAPGSYVKERHDDPK from the coding sequence ATGGCGAACAATAAACCCACGGAGCCCGGCGCTCTGGAAACGTCCGAACTCTCGGAAGCGCTGTCGGAGATCGCAACCACCAGCCAGAAGCTGGTCAACGACTTCCTGGCCAAGGAGCAGACCGAGCACCACATCTCGGTGGAGGATGCTCTGGCCATGAGCAAGCCGTTCCAGGAGTGGGCCGCCCGTGCGATGGCCGACCCGGTGCGCCTCTGGCAGTCGCAGATGGCCTTCTGGCAGGACTATGCGACTCTCATGCAGAACTCCGCGCTGCGCTTCTGGGGGTTCCAGTCCGACCCCGTGGTCAGCCCGTCCAAGGGGGACCGGCGGTTCAAGAGCGAACACTGGGAGGACAACCCGCTGTTCGACTTTATCAAGCAGTCTTACCTGCTGAGCGCCGACTACCTGCACCGCACGGTGAAGGAGACCGAGGGCCTGGACGACCGCACCGCGCAGAAGGTCGATTTCTACACCCGCGCCTTCATCGACGCCATGTCGCCCACCAACTTCGTGGCGACCAACCCCGAGGTGCTGGAGAAGACCCTGGAAACCCGGGGTGAGAACCTGATCAAGGGCCTCAAGAACATGCTTGAGGACCTGTCCCGGGGCGGTGGCAAGCTGAACATCCGTATGACCGACCTGGACGCCTTCGAGGTGGGCGAGAACGTCGCCACCACGCCGGGCAAGGTGGTCTACCAGAACGACCTGATCCAGCTGATCCAGTACCAGCCGCAGACCGAGAAGGTCCACAAGCGGCCCATGCTGCTGACGCCGGCCTGGATCAACAAGTACTACATCATGGACCTGTCGCCCAAGAACTCCATGGTCAAGTGGCTGCTGGAGCAGGGCCACCAGGTGTTCATGATCTCGTGGAAAAACCCCACGGAGAAGGAGGCGGACAAGACCTTCGAGGACTACATGCTTGAAGGGCCGCTGGCGGCCATGGATGCGGTCAACGAGATCACCGGCAGCCGGGAGTTGAGCTGCGTGGGCTACTGCCTGGGCGGCACCCTGCTGGCCTGCACCCTGGCCTACCTGGCCGCCAAGGGCGACGACCGCGTGAAGGCCGCCACCTTCCTGACCTGCATGCTCGATTTCGAGTATCCGGGGGAGCTGGAGGTGTTCATCGACGAGGAGCAGATCCAGATGCTCGAGCGCAAGATGGGCGCCAAGGGCTATCTGGAGGGCCAGCAGATGGCCACCACCTTCAACATGCTGCGTGCCAACGACCTGATCTGGTCGTTCTTCGTCAACAACTACCTGAAGGGTGACGAGCCGTTCCCCTTCGACCTGCTCTACTGGAACTCCGACGCCACCAACATGCCGGCGAAGATGCACAGCTTCTATCTTCGCAACATGTACCAGAAGAACCTGCTCAAGCAGCCCGGTGGCATCACCCTGGCCGGCGAACCCATCGATCTGTCCCAGATTAAGGTGCCCGCCTACTTCATGTCGGCCAAGGAGGACCACATCGCCCCTTGGAAGAGCACCCTCCGCGGTCCGCAGTTGCTTTCCGGGCCCACTAAGTATGTGCTGGGCGGCTCCGGCCACATCGCCGGGGTCATCAACCCGCCGTCGCGGAATAAATACGGCTACTGGACCTCCACCAAGAAGACGGTGGATCAGGACGAGTGGCTGGAGAGCGCCAAGCACTTTGAGGGGTCCTGGTGGAACGACTGGGGCAAGTGGCTGGCCCATAAGGGCGGTGCCAAGGTCGAGGCGCCGCAGCAGTTGGGCAGCGAGCAGCACCCGCCTATCGAGGACGCCCCCGGCAGCTACGTCAAGGAGCGTCACGACGACCCGAAATGA
- a CDS encoding class I SAM-dependent methyltransferase, giving the protein MINRNHRPLRGVLSDPDEPAAAAALAHRLDLPLLTEPPETPALFLHHSRNGLALRSSGSNAPGPIRVSLDEGRQGQRLRQASLKRETLARACGLRGGRSLRIVDATAGLGRDAMVLAALGARVTLIERHPVIAALLADGLRRARRSHPELAARLHLVEADSLQWLAELTPAERPEVICLDPMYPAGSTRGAVRKDLQALRELPDWPGLAPVDEVALLALARASATARVVVKRPGRAAPLAGKAPDWQLPGRSTRFDVYRGLAGD; this is encoded by the coding sequence ATGATCAACCGCAACCACCGGCCATTACGGGGCGTCCTGAGCGACCCCGACGAGCCGGCAGCCGCCGCCGCCCTGGCCCACCGGCTCGACCTGCCGCTGCTCACCGAGCCCCCCGAGACGCCCGCCCTCTTTCTACACCATAGCCGCAACGGCCTGGCCCTGCGCAGCAGTGGGTCGAACGCGCCCGGCCCGATACGGGTGAGCCTGGACGAGGGCCGGCAAGGCCAGCGCCTGCGCCAGGCCAGCCTGAAACGGGAGACGCTGGCCCGGGCCTGCGGGCTGCGCGGGGGGCGGTCGCTGCGCATCGTCGACGCCACCGCCGGCCTCGGTCGGGACGCCATGGTACTGGCCGCCCTCGGCGCACGGGTCACCCTGATAGAGCGCCACCCGGTGATCGCCGCACTGCTGGCCGACGGCCTGCGCCGGGCGCGACGCAGCCATCCCGAGCTGGCCGCCCGCCTGCACCTGGTGGAGGCGGACAGCCTGCAGTGGCTGGCCGAGCTGACCCCGGCGGAACGGCCCGAGGTGATTTGTCTCGACCCGATGTACCCGGCCGGAAGCACGCGCGGCGCGGTCCGCAAGGACCTGCAGGCGCTGCGGGAGCTGCCCGACTGGCCGGGCCTGGCCCCGGTGGACGAGGTCGCCCTGCTCGCGCTCGCCCGCGCCAGCGCCACCGCCCGGGTGGTGGTCAAACGCCCCGGGCGGGCCGCCCCACTGGCCGGCAAGGCACCGGACTGGCAACTGCCCGGGCGCAGCACCCGGTTCGATGTCTACCGGGGGCTCGCCGGGGATTAA
- the rpsI gene encoding 30S ribosomal protein S9 — MAEQQYYGTGRRKTSSARVFLRPGSGDIKVNGRSLDEYFGRETARMIVRQPLELVDATEQFDVQVTVAGGGPSGQAGAIRHGITRALVQYDEALKQPLSKAGYVTRDARMVERKKIGLHKARRATQFSKR; from the coding sequence ATGGCGGAACAGCAGTATTACGGCACCGGTCGTCGCAAGACCTCCAGCGCCCGGGTCTTCTTGCGCCCCGGCAGCGGAGACATTAAAGTAAACGGGCGCTCGCTGGACGAGTACTTCGGTCGCGAGACGGCGCGCATGATCGTCCGTCAGCCGCTGGAGTTGGTCGACGCCACCGAGCAGTTCGACGTGCAGGTGACCGTTGCGGGCGGCGGCCCCAGCGGCCAGGCCGGCGCCATCCGTCACGGCATCACCCGCGCCCTCGTCCAGTACGATGAGGCGCTCAAGCAGCCGCTGAGCAAGGCAGGCTACGTCACCCGTGACGCCCGTATGGTCGAGCGTAAGAAGATCGGCCTGCACAAGGCGCGCCGCGCCACTCAGTTCAGCAAGCGCTGA
- the rplM gene encoding 50S ribosomal protein L13 has protein sequence MKTYSAKPADVQRDWYVVDANGKTLGRLASEVAYRLRGKHKPEYTPHVDTGDYIVVVNAEKIAVTGNKASDKMYHQHTGYIGNMKSISFEKLIDKAPERVIEKAVKGMLPKNRLGRAMIKKLKVYAGGEHRHAAQQPQPLDI, from the coding sequence ATGAAGACCTACAGCGCAAAGCCCGCAGACGTACAGCGCGACTGGTACGTGGTAGACGCCAACGGCAAGACCCTGGGCCGTCTGGCCAGCGAAGTCGCCTATCGCCTGCGTGGTAAACACAAGCCCGAATACACCCCCCACGTCGACACCGGCGACTACATCGTCGTGGTCAACGCCGAGAAGATCGCCGTGACGGGGAACAAGGCCAGTGACAAGATGTACCATCAGCACACTGGCTACATCGGCAACATGAAGAGCATCAGCTTCGAGAAGCTGATCGACAAGGCGCCTGAGCGCGTGATCGAGAAGGCCGTCAAGGGCATGCTGCCCAAGAACCGGCTGGGTCGCGCGATGATCAAAAAGCTCAAGGTCTACGCCGGCGGCGAACATCGGCATGCTGCCCAGCAGCCGCAGCCGCTCGATATCTGA
- a CDS encoding (2Fe-2S) ferredoxin domain-containing protein, which yields MSYYRRHMFFCTNRREGDERPCCCNRGGAEAKDYVKARAKALGLTGPGGLRVNAAGCLDRCEEGPVAVVYPEGVWYTWVDEEDLDELVDEHLVHGREVERLKL from the coding sequence ATGTCCTATTACCGTCGCCACATGTTTTTCTGCACCAACCGGCGGGAGGGCGATGAGCGCCCCTGCTGCTGCAATCGAGGCGGTGCAGAGGCCAAGGACTATGTCAAAGCCCGCGCCAAGGCCCTGGGGCTGACCGGGCCGGGGGGGCTGCGGGTCAACGCGGCCGGTTGCCTGGACCGTTGCGAGGAGGGGCCGGTGGCGGTGGTCTACCCGGAGGGTGTCTGGTACACGTGGGTGGATGAGGAGGACCTGGACGAGCTGGTCGACGAGCACTTGGTCCACGGGCGCGAGGTGGAAAGGCTGAAGCTATGA
- the speD gene encoding adenosylmethionine decarboxylase, which produces MAEHGSRVSLHGFNNLTKSLSFNIYDVCYAKTAEQRHAYIEYIDEVYNAERLTQILTDVADIIGANILNIARQDYEPQGASVTILISEEPVSEAVAEAADQVGPGPLPETVLGHLDKSHITVHTYPESHPDHGVSTFRADIDVSTCGVISPLKALNYLIHSFDSDIVTMDYRVRGFTRDVRGRKHFIDHDINSIQNYLADDTKERYHTIDVNVFQENLFHTKMMVRELDLENYLFGESAGNLEPAERREIERQLRREMTEIFAGRNLAPDQEV; this is translated from the coding sequence TTGGCAGAACACGGTTCCAGGGTGAGCCTGCACGGCTTCAATAACCTGACCAAGTCCCTGAGTTTCAATATCTACGACGTCTGCTACGCCAAGACCGCGGAGCAGCGGCATGCCTATATCGAGTACATCGATGAGGTCTACAATGCCGAACGTCTGACCCAGATCCTGACCGATGTGGCCGACATCATCGGGGCGAATATCCTCAATATCGCCCGGCAGGACTACGAGCCCCAGGGGGCCAGCGTGACCATCCTCATCTCCGAGGAGCCGGTCAGCGAGGCCGTGGCGGAGGCCGCCGACCAGGTCGGGCCCGGGCCGCTGCCGGAGACGGTGCTGGGCCACCTGGACAAGTCGCACATCACCGTGCACACCTACCCGGAGAGCCACCCGGATCACGGTGTCAGCACCTTCCGCGCCGACATTGATGTCTCCACCTGCGGGGTGATCTCGCCGCTTAAGGCGCTGAATTACCTGATTCACAGCTTCGACTCCGACATCGTCACCATGGACTACCGGGTGCGCGGCTTCACCCGTGATGTGCGCGGCCGCAAGCATTTCATCGACCACGACATCAATTCCATCCAGAACTACCTGGCGGACGATACCAAGGAGCGTTACCACACCATCGATGTGAACGTGTTTCAGGAGAACCTGTTCCACACCAAGATGATGGTGCGGGAGCTGGACTTGGAGAACTACCTGTTCGGCGAGTCAGCCGGCAATCTGGAACCGGCCGAGCGCCGCGAGATCGAACGCCAGCTTCGACGGGAGATGACCGAGATCTTCGCCGGTCGCAACCTGGCGCCGGATCAGGAGGTTTGA
- a CDS encoding OsmC family protein gives MKASVKWLGNAAFEAETGSGHTLVMDGPADAGGENRGPRPMEMLLLGTAGCSAFDVVHILQRGRHPVADCQVRVEAERAEQPPKVFTRIHLHFQVAGEGLSEKAVARAVQLSAEKYCSASIMLSKAAKVTHSHELV, from the coding sequence ATGAAGGCAAGCGTGAAATGGCTTGGCAACGCCGCTTTCGAGGCGGAGACCGGCAGCGGCCACACCCTGGTGATGGACGGGCCGGCGGATGCGGGCGGTGAGAATCGCGGCCCGCGGCCGATGGAAATGCTGCTGCTGGGCACGGCCGGCTGCTCTGCCTTCGATGTGGTGCACATCCTGCAGCGGGGCCGCCACCCGGTGGCGGACTGCCAGGTGCGCGTCGAGGCGGAGCGCGCGGAGCAGCCCCCCAAGGTGTTCACCCGCATCCACCTACACTTCCAGGTGGCCGGCGAGGGGCTCTCGGAGAAGGCCGTCGCCCGGGCGGTGCAGCTCTCCGCCGAGAAGTACTGCTCCGCCTCGATCATGCTGAGCAAGGCCGCAAAGGTGACGCACAGCCACGAACTCGTCTGA
- the crp gene encoding cAMP-activated global transcriptional regulator CRP, whose translation MIMNASMAGQNPDCIQQLLAQSERHLYAPRASIMMAGEASETLCYLNSGSITIFMDESSHREVIIDYLYAGSFFGALGLFRQGMPRGAWVRARGACEVAEIPYDRFLELNREYPELMEMLAGQLADRLRRAQQKIHDLACLDVAGRIMSALRDLASRPEAMTHPDGMQVRITRQELGRIVGCSREMVGRVLKTLDEEDQLAVQGKNIVVFERPVDHSA comes from the coding sequence ATGATTATGAATGCATCCATGGCGGGCCAGAACCCCGACTGTATCCAGCAGCTGCTGGCACAGAGTGAGCGCCATCTCTATGCCCCCCGGGCCTCGATCATGATGGCGGGGGAGGCCTCAGAGACGCTGTGCTACCTCAACTCCGGCAGCATCACGATCTTCATGGATGAAAGCAGCCACCGCGAAGTCATCATCGACTACCTCTACGCCGGCAGCTTCTTTGGGGCCTTGGGGTTGTTTCGCCAGGGGATGCCGCGCGGGGCCTGGGTGCGGGCACGCGGGGCCTGCGAGGTGGCCGAGATCCCCTACGACCGCTTCCTCGAGCTCAACCGGGAGTACCCGGAGCTGATGGAGATGCTGGCGGGCCAGCTCGCCGACCGCCTGCGGCGGGCCCAGCAGAAGATCCACGACCTGGCCTGCCTGGACGTGGCCGGCCGCATCATGAGCGCCCTGCGCGATCTCGCCAGCCGGCCCGAGGCCATGACCCACCCCGACGGGATGCAGGTGCGCATCACCCGCCAGGAGCTGGGGCGCATCGTCGGCTGCTCCCGCGAGATGGTGGGCCGGGTGCTGAAGACCCTGGACGAGGAGGACCAGCTCGCGGTCCAGGGCAAGAACATCGTGGTCTTCGAGCGTCCGGTCGATCACAGCGCCTAA
- the trpC gene encoding indole-3-glycerol phosphate synthase TrpC → MAGTPDILKKILARKAEEVDERQARLPLEKLSARAAEADPPRGFARALADRVATGRAAVIAEIKRASPSQGVIRDPYDPATIARGYEAAGAACLSVLTDCDFFQGDDEHLRVARAACGLPVLRKDFIIDPWQVLEARMLGADCVLLIAAALDDGRMAELHDLAGSLGMDVLVEVHDADELARAARLKPRLLGINNRDLRTFETRLETTLDLLHQVPAGSLLVTESGIHTPADVARMRAAGVDAFLVGEAFMRSPQPGDALQELFTTA, encoded by the coding sequence ATGGCCGGCACCCCGGATATCCTGAAAAAGATCCTCGCCCGCAAGGCCGAGGAGGTGGATGAGCGCCAGGCCCGGCTGCCGCTGGAGAAACTCTCGGCCCGCGCTGCCGAGGCCGATCCGCCGCGGGGCTTCGCCCGGGCCCTGGCCGATCGGGTGGCGACCGGCCGGGCCGCGGTGATTGCCGAGATCAAGCGGGCCTCTCCCAGCCAGGGGGTGATCCGCGATCCCTACGATCCGGCCACCATCGCCCGCGGCTACGAGGCCGCCGGCGCCGCCTGTCTGTCGGTGCTGACCGACTGCGACTTCTTCCAGGGCGACGACGAGCACCTGCGGGTGGCCCGGGCCGCCTGCGGTCTGCCGGTGTTGCGCAAGGACTTCATCATCGACCCCTGGCAGGTGCTGGAGGCGCGGATGCTGGGCGCCGACTGCGTGCTGTTGATCGCCGCCGCCCTGGACGACGGGCGCATGGCCGAACTGCACGACCTGGCGGGGTCGCTGGGCATGGATGTGCTGGTAGAGGTGCACGACGCCGATGAATTGGCCCGTGCCGCGCGACTCAAGCCGCGCCTGCTGGGGATCAACAACCGTGACCTGCGGACCTTCGAGACCCGGCTCGAGACCACCCTCGACCTGTTGCATCAGGTGCCTGCGGGCAGTCTGCTGGTGACTGAGAGCGGTATTCACACCCCGGCGGATGTGGCCCGCATGCGGGCTGCGGGGGTGGACGCCTTTCTGGTGGGGGAGGCCTTTATGCGCTCGCCGCAGCCCGGGGATGCACTGCAGGAGTTGTTCACCACGGCCTGA
- the trpD gene encoding anthranilate phosphoribosyltransferase: MDMQGAIRLVTEGTDLTEAEMTEVMRQIMTGEATPAQIGGFLIGLRMKGETVAEITAAARVMRELATRVTVDEPHLLDTCGTGGDASHTLNVSTACAFVAAAGGARVAKHGNRSVSSSCGSADVLEAAGARLDLNADQVAECIRRVGVGFLFAPQHHSAMKHAIGPRREMGVRTLFNILGPLTNPAGAPHQLLGVYNKHWVVPVAETLRALGSRRVLVVHADDGLDEISIGSDTLVAELNEGEIHEYRITPEQFGLPRAELSDLQVGTAEESLALIREAFAGWEGPAFNIIAINAGAALYAAEKAPTLDAGVAGAAELLRNGSALRKLEAFVRCTREV; this comes from the coding sequence ATGGACATGCAGGGCGCGATTCGGCTGGTGACCGAGGGCACCGACCTGACCGAGGCGGAGATGACGGAGGTCATGCGCCAGATCATGACCGGTGAGGCCACCCCGGCGCAGATCGGTGGTTTTCTTATCGGCCTGCGCATGAAGGGCGAGACCGTGGCCGAGATCACCGCCGCCGCCCGGGTGATGCGCGAGCTGGCCACCCGGGTGACGGTGGACGAGCCGCACCTGCTGGACACCTGCGGCACCGGTGGCGACGCCAGTCACACCCTCAACGTCTCCACCGCCTGCGCCTTCGTGGCGGCGGCCGGTGGTGCGCGGGTGGCCAAGCACGGCAACCGATCGGTCTCCTCGAGCTGCGGCAGTGCCGATGTGCTGGAGGCGGCCGGCGCCCGGCTGGACCTGAATGCCGATCAGGTCGCCGAATGCATCCGCCGGGTGGGCGTGGGTTTCCTGTTCGCCCCGCAGCACCATTCGGCCATGAAGCACGCCATCGGGCCGCGCCGCGAGATGGGCGTGCGGACCCTGTTCAACATCCTCGGGCCGCTCACCAACCCGGCCGGCGCGCCGCACCAGCTGCTGGGGGTCTATAACAAGCACTGGGTGGTGCCGGTGGCGGAGACCCTGCGGGCGCTGGGCAGCCGCCGGGTGCTGGTGGTGCATGCGGACGATGGCCTGGACGAGATCAGCATCGGCAGCGACACACTGGTGGCGGAGCTGAATGAGGGCGAGATCCACGAGTACCGCATTACCCCGGAGCAGTTCGGTCTGCCCCGGGCCGAGCTGAGCGACCTGCAGGTGGGTACGGCCGAGGAGAGCCTGGCCCTGATCCGCGAGGCCTTCGCCGGTTGGGAGGGCCCGGCCTTCAACATCATCGCCATCAATGCCGGCGCCGCACTCTACGCCGCCGAGAAGGCGCCGACCCTGGATGCCGGTGTCGCCGGGGCCGCGGAACTGCTGCGCAACGGCTCGGCCCTGCGCAAGCTGGAGGCCTTTGTGCGCTGCACGCGGGAGGTGTGA